From one Solanum lycopersicum chromosome 12, SLM_r2.1 genomic stretch:
- the LOC101244642 gene encoding 50S ribosomal protein L13, chloroplastic → MAVHYYCSLMFTCPSPKSLSNKTPFLGFSMAAPSSLTFSGNNRTAQIRCQDKAAYIPLDQRWMFEESEIDGPDIWNETWYPKAADHVNTDKPWYIIDASDKILGRMASTIAIHMRGKNLATYTPSVDMGAFVIVVNAEKVVVSGKKRSQKLYRRHSGRPGGMTVETFDQLQQRIPERIIEHAVRGMLPKGRLGRQLFTHLKVYKGPEHPHEAQKPVELPIRDKRIQKQR, encoded by the exons ATGGCAGTTCACTACTATTGTTCGTTAATGTTCACTTGCCCTTCACCGAAATCGTTGTCTAACAAAACCCCATTTCTGGGTTTTTCCATGGCAGCGCCGTCGTCATTAACCTTTTCCGGGAACAATCGGACCGCTCAAATTCGGTGCCAAGACAAAGCTGCATATATTCCTCTTGACCAGCGATGGATGTTTGAAGAATCTGAAATCGATGGCCCT GACATTTGGAATGAGACATGGTATCCCAAGGCTGCTGACCATGTGAACACTGATAAACCATGGTATATTATTGATGCCAGTGATAAAATTCTTGGAAGAATGGCATCAACTATAGCCATACATATGAGAGGGAAGAATTTGGCTACATACACTCCAAGTGTTGATATGGGTGCATTTGTCATAGTG GTTAATGCTGAGAAGGTTGTTGTATCTGGGAAGAAGAGGAGCCAAAAACTTTATAGGAGGCACTCCGGCAGACCAGGTGGGATGACAGTAGAGACTTTTGATCAACTGCAACAGAGAATTCCAGAAAGAATCATTGAGCATGCTGTCCGTGGCATGCTTCCCAAAGGGAGG CTTGGTAGACAACTATTTACACATCTTAAGGTGTATAAAGGTCCTGAACATCCTCACGAGGCACAGAAACCTGTTGAATTGCCCATTAGAGACAAGAGGATACAGAAGCAGCGGTGA